GGAGCGACTGGCCCACGACGACGAGCCGCACGAAGCGCCGGCCCTCCTCGATGCGTCGCACGAGTTGGGGCGAGGCGCCTTCGAGCTTGAGCACGGCGATGCCGCCACGGCCGAGCGCGACGTAGGTCACGCCCTGGTGAACGACGGAGTCGAGGACAGGGCCCAGGCCCAGTGCCTCCGCGGCACGTGAAGCCGGGGACACAGGCGCCTGTGCGACGATGACGGAGGCGAGGAGCGCGGAGCCGAGCATGAGGCTCGCTCTATATCGCTCCTGGCCTCCGGGGTTCCTGGACTTTGGGTCAATCCTAGTCGACGAGCAGCCGCTTCACGGGGGCAGGGTCCACGGCCACCATCAGGGGCCGGGTGAAGTGGCTGAACGACATCAGCGCCTGGCCTGGAGCGAGCCGCGACACACGGTTCCACAAGCTCTCGTCGATGCTGCCCACGGACTTCTGCATCCGGCTGATGACCGCGCCGTCGGTGATCTTGTGGATGACGAAGTTGTTGAGCAGGGCCAGCACCTCGTCAGGCAGGTGCTGGGGCAACTGCGTGACGAAGACGAGCCCCAGCCACCGCTTGCGGCCCCGCTTGGCGATGCGCGCCACCTGTTCGAACAGCACGGGCATCTGCTTGATGCGGCTGGTGGACAGGAACTCGTGGGCCTCCTCGATGATGATGAGCACGGGCGTGACGCGTTTGTTCCGCTCGGCGGCTTCCTGGTAGCGCCGCTCCTGGTGCTCCTGGAGCCCCCGGAGGATGTCCGCGATGACCAGGTTGTTCAGCTGCGGCGAGTCCGTGTTCGACAGGTCGATGACCGACACCCGCCCGGCCTGGAGCATGGAGTCGTAGTTCACGCCAGGAGTGTTCTCGACGTCGAAGACCTTCAGCCGCTTCAGCAACTGGAGCTTGTTGCCCAGGGTCTTCCAGCTCAGCTCGGAGGTGCTCCTCTGCGCCATGACCCGGCCCTTGACCAGGTTGACCCTGGTCCGGAACTCGCTGAGGAGCGAGAGGCCTCGCGACACGGTGGGCACATCCTCGGAGCCGTCCTCCTCTCCATCCGACTCGTTCTCCTCTGCCCGCCTGCGCCGTCCGCCGCCGGCCCGAGCCTCCGTGCGGCCCTCGCTGCCCAGGGTGTATGTATAGGTGTTTACGACATCCAGGATGTGATCGATGGTCATCCGAGGGTAGCCGGTGTCCTGTTCATCCAGCTCCAGGATCTGCTGCTTCTCGGCCTCGTTCCGAGGGAAGATCTTGAAGTCCTCCAGGAGCTGCTTCGTGACGTCGAAGGCGCGCAGGAAGCGTTCATGCTGCGCATCCGACATGTTCAGGATCTCCGAGATGGCATAGGGCGACAGGCTGGAGAACTTCAGCGAGAAGCCGTGCCGATGCTTATGGCTGGGATTGCGACTGTCCCGGCCCGTGAGGTGGTGGATGTGCAGGTCCTTCACCCCTTCCGGCCTTTGCTTCCGCTGCTTGAGCAGCTCCTGCATCGGTTTGTCGTCGGTGGGCTGGTCCACGTGGGTGTATTCACCCTCGACGTCAAAGACGATGGTCGCGATGC
The sequence above is drawn from the Corallococcus sp. NCRR genome and encodes:
- a CDS encoding helicase HerA-like domain-containing protein; this translates as MANNGKTPHPAVPASLNGASNPAQQPLPPRQAGSPAAPSAQGPAKPAAAPVSADGRPAPQQGPKRPLISQTPPRTLNELADISNRAGLYQPDPELANAVGFTHFDTSSSDDNVLTVLMTRDDLPRLASQTLVRVKSREDKRDYLGVVVRGPFAEPNAVPANSTMAVGVITHGKKLTYTFEYHGRAEVELLGQEVGGVLQPPRFRPRPQSPVFVLSEEESAKVLGVGGAMSLGRVVGYDNMEARLDPQDKAILPRHTGIIGTTGGGKSTTVATLIHRAQLSGIATIVFDVEGEYTHVDQPTDDKPMQELLKQRKQRPEGVKDLHIHHLTGRDSRNPSHKHRHGFSLKFSSLSPYAISEILNMSDAQHERFLRAFDVTKQLLEDFKIFPRNEAEKQQILELDEQDTGYPRMTIDHILDVVNTYTYTLGSEGRTEARAGGGRRRRAEENESDGEEDGSEDVPTVSRGLSLLSEFRTRVNLVKGRVMAQRSTSELSWKTLGNKLQLLKRLKVFDVENTPGVNYDSMLQAGRVSVIDLSNTDSPQLNNLVIADILRGLQEHQERRYQEAAERNKRVTPVLIIIEEAHEFLSTSRIKQMPVLFEQVARIAKRGRKRWLGLVFVTQLPQHLPDEVLALLNNFVIHKITDGAVISRMQKSVGSIDESLWNRVSRLAPGQALMSFSHFTRPLMVAVDPAPVKRLLVD